Proteins encoded together in one Microbacterium oxydans window:
- the infC gene encoding translation initiation factor IF-3, with amino-acid sequence MSDPRTNERIRVPEVRLVGPAGEQIGVVRIEAALRLAQEADLDLVEVAPNSKPPVVKIMDYGKFKYEAAQKEKEARRNQANTILKEVRFRLKIEAHDYTTKLKRAEGFLKAGDKVKAMILFRGREQSRPEQGVRLLRKFAEDVAEFGTVESNPTIDGRNMVMVVAPLKSKSEAKQEQNAVRDAQRADKKQAAREAKSDAPAAAPAE; translated from the coding sequence ATCAGCGATCCCCGTACCAATGAGCGCATCCGCGTCCCCGAGGTCCGCCTCGTCGGCCCCGCGGGTGAGCAGATCGGCGTCGTCCGCATCGAGGCGGCACTGCGCCTCGCGCAGGAAGCAGATCTCGACCTCGTCGAGGTCGCCCCCAACTCGAAGCCGCCTGTCGTCAAGATCATGGACTACGGCAAGTTCAAGTACGAGGCCGCCCAGAAAGAAAAGGAAGCTCGCCGCAACCAGGCGAACACGATCCTCAAGGAAGTCCGTTTCCGTCTGAAGATCGAGGCTCACGACTACACGACCAAGCTCAAGCGCGCCGAGGGCTTCCTCAAGGCCGGTGACAAGGTCAAGGCCATGATCCTGTTCCGCGGTCGCGAGCAGTCGCGTCCCGAGCAGGGTGTGCGTCTGCTGCGCAAGTTCGCCGAGGACGTCGCCGAGTTCGGCACGGTCGAGTCGAACCCGACCATCGACGGTCGCAACATGGTCATGGTCGTCGCTCCGCTGAAGAGCAAGTCCGAGGCCAAGCAGGAGCAGAACGCCGTCCGCGACGCACAGCGTGCCGACAAGAAGCAGGCCGCCCGCGAGGCGAAGAGCGACGCCCCTGCCGCAGCTCCGGCGGAGTGA
- a CDS encoding TrmH family RNA methyltransferase yields the protein MLENPRSPRVRAVAKLTKRSARTETGLFLLEGPQSVREALTYRPEAIVELFATPNGWERHPDIRAKAAEAEIDVEYVTEYVLNAMADTVTPQGLVAVVQQTPTSVRDIFDASPRLVAICEEVRDPGNLGTIIRAADAAGADAVVLTGRTVDPYNPKVVRATTGSLFHLPVSVGGDLADVVKRAHAAGLHILAADVKGDDLLKARAEGVLAEPTGWLFGNEARGLEDDALALADQVLRLPIFGRAESLNLATAASVCLYESAFAQRAASLG from the coding sequence GTGCTGGAGAACCCCCGTTCGCCCCGAGTCCGAGCCGTCGCGAAGCTGACCAAGCGCAGCGCGCGGACCGAGACCGGGCTGTTCCTTCTCGAAGGTCCGCAGTCCGTCCGTGAGGCTCTCACGTATCGCCCGGAGGCGATCGTGGAGCTGTTCGCGACGCCGAACGGCTGGGAGCGGCATCCCGACATCCGGGCGAAAGCCGCCGAGGCCGAGATCGATGTCGAGTACGTGACCGAGTACGTGCTCAACGCGATGGCGGACACGGTCACCCCGCAGGGCCTGGTCGCCGTGGTCCAGCAGACGCCGACGTCGGTGCGCGACATCTTCGACGCCTCGCCGCGCCTGGTGGCGATCTGCGAGGAGGTCCGCGACCCCGGCAACCTCGGCACGATCATCCGGGCCGCGGACGCGGCCGGAGCGGATGCCGTCGTGCTGACCGGCCGCACGGTCGACCCGTACAACCCGAAGGTCGTGCGCGCGACGACCGGGTCGCTGTTCCACCTCCCGGTCTCCGTCGGAGGAGACCTCGCGGATGTCGTGAAGCGCGCGCATGCGGCGGGTCTGCACATCCTCGCAGCGGACGTGAAGGGCGACGACCTGCTGAAGGCCCGTGCGGAGGGCGTGCTCGCCGAGCCGACCGGCTGGCTCTTCGGCAACGAGGCCCGCGGTCTGGAGGACGATGCGCTCGCCCTCGCCGACCAGGTGCTGCGGCTGCCCATCTTCGGTCGCGCCGAGTCCCTGAACCTGGCGACGGCCGCCAGCGTGTGCCTCTACGAAAGTGCGTTCGCACAGCGGGCGGCATCGCTCGGCTGA
- the rplT gene encoding 50S ribosomal protein L20 produces the protein MARVKRAVNAHKKRRVILERASGYRGQRSRLYRKAKEQVIHSLVYSYRDRRKRKGDFRRLWIQRINAAARQNGITYNRFIQGLGLAGVTVDRRMLADLAVNDAATFTTLVETAKKALPSDVNAPKSAA, from the coding sequence ATGGCAAGAGTCAAGCGGGCAGTAAACGCCCACAAGAAGCGCCGGGTCATCCTCGAGCGCGCATCCGGTTACCGCGGACAGCGTTCGCGCCTCTACCGGAAGGCCAAGGAGCAGGTCATCCACTCCCTGGTCTACTCGTACCGGGACCGTCGCAAGCGCAAGGGCGACTTCCGCCGCCTCTGGATCCAGCGCATCAACGCTGCGGCTCGCCAGAACGGCATCACGTACAACCGCTTCATCCAGGGCCTCGGCCTCGCGGGTGTCACGGTCGACCGTCGCATGCTCGCCGACCTCGCGGTCAACGACGCGGCGACGTTCACGACGCTGGTCGAGACGGCGAAGAAGGCTCTGCCCTCCGACGTCAACGCGCCGAAGTCGGCTGCGTAA
- the rpmI gene encoding 50S ribosomal protein L35, producing the protein MPKQKTHSGAKKRFKITGSGKLKKQQAGMRHNLEHKSSRRTRRLNQDQVLSKADTKVAKKLLGR; encoded by the coding sequence ATGCCGAAGCAGAAGACCCACTCGGGTGCTAAGAAGCGCTTCAAGATCACCGGCAGCGGAAAGCTGAAGAAGCAGCAGGCCGGGATGCGCCACAACCTCGAGCACAAGTCGAGCCGTCGCACCCGTCGTCTGAACCAGGACCAGGTGCTCTCGAAGGCTGACACCAAGGTCGCGAAGAAGCTTCTCGGCCGCTGA